CCGTTACAACGAGCACCACATGTCGCTGGTCGACAAGTAACGGACGACGGCGGCATTCCGCGGACCGGTCCACACCTCATCAGGGACGAAACGGCTCTCCGGCTCGCCTCTCGATTGGTCAGCCCCATCTGCACGAGCCGGAAGTATTCCTCCCGCTCGGCCCGGAGCTTCACAGGCCCCTGAGCCTTGCGGACCTTGAAGTCCATCGCACCCCTTGAACTGGGGTGTTGCAACAACCACTAGAACCGAAGCATGCCTGCGGGGCTTCTTCGTCTCGGCCGTCGCGCGCGCTCGCACGCACGTCTCACCGACTGTGCGGACTCTCCCGGACCATGAGGCCCGACCTGGCAATACGCCCCCGCCCTCGATCAGAAGGACACCGCTGGACGGTCTCTACAACCAGTGCCATGTGGTACCGCGGCCCGCTCGCCAGCATCACGCACCACTCATCAAGATCCGGACCAGGTGCGGACCGACTCAGCCTGGCCCTCGACGTTTCCCCTCTTTGTCGCAGGTCAGGAGCGAGGTCAGGCGTGTACCACCAGCAGACGAAGAACCTGCTGGTGTCGTACTCGCCGAAGAAGCCGGGCTTCTTCTAGGAGCCGAATGAAGGGTGCCTGACCAGGGCAGATGCCCATCAGGCACCCTTCGCGGTGCGCAATCAAGCAGTAACCCGAAAACGCGCCGTTACTGCCGGTGTCTCCCACCGCTGCATGGACTCCTCAATCAGCCGGTCGGCATGGTTCCTTGTTTCGGCAAGCCGCCTCACGGGCTCGCCCCCAGGCAATGCCGTAGGCCGAGGCATCGAGCGTATGTGTTCGCGCACCATGCGAACGGGCACGAGAGGGCTCGGGGACCGGCCGCGTGGCCTTGGCTGCCCGCCGTTTCAGAGAGTGGATCTCGCGTTCCGAGGTGCGGGCACCGGTGATCCACGTCTGCCAAGGTCCGCCGGTGCGGGTGGTGAGCAGCTCGCCGAAGTCACGAACCAGTTGGTGGGCGATGTTCGGCTCGGGGCAGACGGTGAGGACTGCTTTGAGCTGGGCGGGCTAGGGCCGGTGGTCGTCGATGCGCTGGTCCGGTTTCGGCGGCCGGCGACCATGTCCTGCCAGCGGTCCGCGCGAGCATGGCGTTGCGCGGTGTTCCGGCCCCGTCCCAGGCAGGGGTGCCCCTCACCGACGACGGCCGCGGCTTCAGCCGCAACACCGCGGTCCAGCTGACGTGGCTGCACCAACACGGGCCGGCTCCGCCGCAGTAGGGGAGGGGGCCGACCGGCGTGGACGAACGTCGTCGCAGAGGACAGCGGCCTCTTTCTGTGCCATTTCTGTGAAACACGGCAACCTCTTGCCGGGCGGTGACCACTGGAAGGGGCAACGGCTCGATCTTCCAGAACGGATGAGCGATGAGAATGCAGCAAGCCCCGCAGCACCGCCGACACCTCCTGACCACGGCTCCGGCCGCATTGGGCGCCGGCGAACCGTCCGTCACTCCGGCGCAGTCGCTGTCATGTTCGACGTCAGGCCGGTGCTCCAGGCACCGACGCTGCTGGTGACCCGGCAGGCCGCCGGCCCGGGGACGGGTTGGAGGTCTGGAACTGCGTGAAGAACTTCCAGACCTCCTGCGGCACCCAGGTCCTGGATCCGCTGTCACCCGCGGCCCCGTCCTGCGGAGCGGCGATGTGTCCTTCGTCGAACGCGGCCCAGGCGACCGGATGCCCGGCCGAGCAACCCGAATAGGCGGTGACCCGGTGCGTCAGGCTGCCCTGCGCCGGTTCCGGCGGGTTCTGGGCGGCGCAGCCGTTGTTCCTGACGAACCTGTCCCGCAACGCCCGTCCGCCGGAGATGCCGAGGACGTTGTCCCTGAGGCCGTGCACCCCGAGGTAGGCGATGGGCTGGGTACCACCGCTGCATCCGCTCAGCTGCCCGCCGCTCTGGACCGCGACCGCGCGGAAGACCGTCGCGCGGGAACAGGCCAGGGCGTACGACATGGCGGCTCCGTAGCTGAATCCCAGGGCGAAGCGCTGTGTCGTGTCGACACACAGATCCGTCTCGAGGCGCCTGATCATGTCGTCGACGAAGGTGACGTCCTCCCCGCCGGCATTGGCCCAGCCGTTGTCGAGGCCTTGGGGTGCGACGAAGACGGTGCTGTTGTTCGCCAGTCGCTGGAGCCCGTAATAGGCCCAGGTGCCCGTTTCCACGGTGCGGCCGGTGGCGACGTCGGTGGAGGTGCCGCCCAGCCAGTGGAACCCGAAGACCAGCCGGTAGGCGCGGTTGCGGTCGTAGCCGTCGGGGACGCGCAGGATGAAGTTCCGGTTCTTGCCGCCGCTCTGGATCGTGTGCGTTCCGCTCGTCAGGGCGGGAGCCTTGCCGCACCCTGCGGTCGGGGCAGCGGCGCCGGCGGATGCGGCCGTCGTGGCGGAGACCGTGCGCGGGGTGTTCTCGCCCTGGCCGCGGCCCAGTGCCATGCCTCCCATGCTCAGGACGACCACCACCGCGACCACGGCGGACCATAAGAGGGATCTTGTCCTCGTCATCGTGAAACTCCCCTTCTGAAGCCGCGGTTGCTCACACGCGGGTCCACTTCTGGTTGGCCTGGCCGTTGCAGGTCCACAGCACCAGCGGGGTCCCGTTCGCGGTGCCGGCCCGGTCGACGTCGAGGCACAGCCCGGCGTGGACGTTGCGGATCGACCCGTCGGAACCGGCGGACCACTTCTGGTTGTCCTGGCCGTTGCAGGGCCAGGTGATGACACGGGCGCCGTCGGTGGTGCCCTGGTTGTAGGCGTCCAGGCACTTGTCGCCGAAGACGCGGATCTCTCCGCCGGCCCACGTGGTCCACAGCTGGTTGGCGGCCGTATGACAGTCCCAGAGCAGTACTGTCGCCCCGGCGGCGGTGGAGGCGTTGTCCACGTCCACACAGCGGCCGGACCCGTTGCCACGCAGCCGCGACACGGTGGCGGTCAGCGGGCTGCCACCGCTCACGCGGAACACGGCCACGCCGTGCGCGGGGACGCTCGCCGAGATCTGGCCCGCCGTACTCGACGTGCCGCCGGTCCACAGATCGGTGAGGGTGAACGGCCCGCCGGACAGGCCGACTTGAGCTGCTGTCGCACTGACCGCCGCGGTGCTGCCTCCCCGGTTGAACAGGCCCACCGCTACCGAGCCGTCGGACAGCGGCTTGGCGAACACCTCGGTGCTGCCGTCGTCGCGCACCCTGCGCCCGCCCGCGCCCGACTGATCCTGGTTCACCGCCAGCAGACGCGGGTTGCGCAGGATCGCGCTCACGTCGGCGGACATGGTGCGGATGTCGTTGCCGGCCATGAGCGGGGCAGCCAGCAGCGCCCACAGGGCGAAGTGCGAGCGGGACTCGGTCAGTGACAGGCCGGGACGACCCACGACCAGCATGTCCGGGTCGTTCCAGTGCCCTGGACCCGACTGCGCCGCCAGTGGCGCGGTGACGTCCAGGACGTTGCCGACGCCCATCGGATAGCTGTTGGTGTTGCCGTTCTGCCAGATGTCGAGCAGATCCTCGGTCGTCCGCCACAGGTCGGCGACCTCGCCCCAGTTGTACGTGGCGCCGGTGATGGCGTGGAAGCTGTTGGGGTTGATGCTGTAGACGATCGGCCGCCCCGTGGCGCGCAGGGCGTCGCGCATCAGCGTGAACCGCGCGACCTGCTCGTCACGAGTGCCGCTGGAGGAACACCAGTCGTACTTGAGGTAGTCGACGCCCCACGCGGCGAACGTGGCGGCGTCCTGGGCCTCATGGCCTCTGCTGCCCGTCGACCCGGGATAGGCGCCGCTGGTCTGCGCGCAGGTGCGTTCGCCGGGCACCTGGTAGATGCCGAACTTCAGGCCCTTGCCGTGGATGTAGTCCCCCAGCGCCTTCATCCCACCAGGGAACTTGGTCGGGTTGGCCCGCAGGTTGCCCGCCGCGTCACGCTGCGGGTCGAACCAGCAGTCGTCGACCACCACGTACCGGTATCCGGCGTCCCGCATCCCCGAGGACACCATCGCGTCGGCGGCCTGGCGGACCTGTGCCTCCGTGACCCCGCACCCGAAGCTGTTCCAGCTGTTCCAGCCCAACGGTGGAGTGAGCGCCGGGCTGCCGGGCGCGGCCGAAGCAGTGGAGTGGGCGGAAGCCGTCACGGACGCGGTGACCGTCAGCACGATGGTCGCGAGGAGGCGGAGCAGTCGTCCGCCTGACCGTCTGGACACCAGGGACTCCTTTCGCTGAACGGTGCCATGGGCGGGTGACACGAAGATCGATGTCACGTCCATGACACTGGACGGAAGAGAGATGAGCGGTTCGAAATTTCGTTAGCCATTCGGAAACCAAGGCCCCACGGATACTAGGGAGGCCATCGGACATGTCAACACCCATCACCGCACTGCCTCCATGATCCGGCCATACACGCTCGCGGAAGGCGGCGTATCTACACCATCCGGGCAACTGGCCCGCGGCAACATGGGATCAAATATCTTCGAATGTTTCGAAGCATCAGACGATTCATGCGAGAGGTATTGACGCGACCCACCGGCCCCCTATCATCCAAATTGCTCGACAAGCCGATCCGCGTTCGACATCTCGTATACAGAGCAGCCGCTCCACGCGAACCAGCAGGGCACCTCCGGACAACTCCAACCGCCAACGGCTGGGCCACAGAAGGAGAGCGCCATCGTGCAGATGTCATGGACCTATCAACCTTTGTCCCGTAGGCGCGCACTGACGGCCGCCACCGGCCTGGCCGCCGGCGCCCTGCTTCCTCCGACAGCGGCCCCCGGCACCGCTTCCGCCCAAGGGCCGGCCCTCGCAACCGCGGCGGACTTCACGAACCCGGTGATCTGGCAGGACTTCGCGGACATCGACGTCATCCGCGTCGGTGACACGTACTACGCCTCGGCCTCGACGATGCACTACTCGCCGGGCGCACCCGTCCTGCGCTCGTACGACCTGGTCGACTGGGAGATCGCCGGCCACTCGGTGCCTGTCCTCGACTTCGGCGCCAAGTACGACCTGAACGGCGCCCGTGGCTACGTCCGGGGCATCTGGGCATCGTCGCTGGCCTACCGACCGAGCAATCGGACCTTCTACTGGCTCGGCCAGATCGACTTCGCCCGGACGTACGTCTACACCGCCACCGCTGCCGAGGGGCCGTGGAGCAGGCTCACGACGATCAGCACCCCCTACTACGACGCCGGGCTGCTCGTGGACAACGACGACACCCTGTACGTGGCGTACGGCAACAGCACCATCAGCGTGGCCCAGCTCTCGCCGGACGGCCGTACCCAGGTCCGCACACAGCAGGTGTTCACCACTCCGTCGAGTGTCGGCACGCTGGAGGGCTCCCGCTTCTACAGGATCAACGGGCAGTACTACATCTTCCTGACCCGCCCGGCCAACGGCCAGTACATCCTGAAGTCGTCGAGCGGCCCCTTCGGTCCGTACACGATGCGTCAGGTCCTGCTGGACCTGCGCGGACCGATACCCGGCGGCGGCGTCCCCCACCAGGGCGGACTGGTACAGACGCAGAACGGCGCCTGGTACTACCTGGCCTTCGTCGACGCCTACCCCGGCGGCCGGGCGCCCGCCCTGGCACCGATCACCTGGACGTCGGACGGCTGGCCCGTCGTCCAACTCGTCAACGGCGCATGGGGTCTGACGTATCCCAGCCCAGCCGTGCCCCCTCCGCCCCGCGAGGTCACCCCCATGATCGGCGTCGACACTTTCGACGGCACAGCCCTCAAGCCGAGATGGGAGTGGAACCACAACCCGGACAACACCAAATGGTCGGTGAACAACGGCCTGACCCTGCGGACCGCGACCGTCACCGACGATCTCTACTGGGCCCGCAACACCCTCACGCACCGCATCCAGGGCCCCGCCTCCACCGCCACGGTCCAGCTCGACCACACCGCGATGCGGGACGGCGACCGGGCCGGACTCGCGCTGCTGCGTGACTCCTCCGCCTGGATCGGCGTCAAGCGCGACGGCGCCGGGACGCGGGTGGTCATGGTCAACGGGCTGACCATGGACACCAACTGGAACACCACCGGCACCGGCACCGAGGTCGCGAGCGCGGCCGTGTCGGGCAGCCGCATCTGGCTGCGCGCGAGCGCGGACATCCGCCCCGGCGCCGGACGCCTCGGCACCTTCTCCTACAGCACCGACGGCACCACCTTCACCCGCCTCGGTCCCGCCTTCTCCCTGGGCAACGACTGGCGGTTCTTCATGGGCTACCGATTCGCCCTCTTCAACCACGCCACCCAGGCGCTCGGCGGCTCGGTGCGCGTCGCACGGTTCGAGCTGACCACTCCCTGAACAGGTCCACCGAACGCGCCACTCAACCCCCCACCCACTCCACGAGGAGAACCATGAACCCGCTGAAACGGCTCGGCTGTCGCCGAGCCTCGGTCCTGGGCCTGCTGGCCGCGACCGTCCTGGTGACACCCGGGACCGCGACCGGTGCGCCCGACCCGACCGACGCGCCCAAATCGCCCGACGCCGTTCGGGCCTCCACCCTGGGCGCCCAGGCGGCCCAGTCCGGACGGTACTTCGGAACCGCCGTGGCCGCAGGCCGGCTCGGCGACCGTACGTACACCGGCATCCTGGACCGTGAGTTCAACTCGGTCACACCCGAGAACGAGATGAAGTGGGACACGACCGAGCCGTCCCGCGGCTCGTTCAACTTCGGCCCTGGCGACCAGATCGTCAACCGCGCGACGTCCCACGGTCAGCGCATGCGTGGCCACACCCTGGTGTGGCACTCCCAACTGCC
This window of the Streptomyces sp. NBC_01275 genome carries:
- a CDS encoding PHB depolymerase family esterase, translating into MTRTRSLLWSAVVAVVVVLSMGGMALGRGQGENTPRTVSATTAASAGAAAPTAGCGKAPALTSGTHTIQSGGKNRNFILRVPDGYDRNRAYRLVFGFHWLGGTSTDVATGRTVETGTWAYYGLQRLANNSTVFVAPQGLDNGWANAGGEDVTFVDDMIRRLETDLCVDTTQRFALGFSYGAAMSYALACSRATVFRAVAVQSGGQLSGCSGGTQPIAYLGVHGLRDNVLGISGGRALRDRFVRNNGCAAQNPPEPAQGSLTHRVTAYSGCSAGHPVAWAAFDEGHIAAPQDGAAGDSGSRTWVPQEVWKFFTQFQTSNPSPGRRPAGSPAASVPGAPA
- a CDS encoding ricin-type beta-trefoil lectin domain protein, which encodes MSRRSGGRLLRLLATIVLTVTASVTASAHSTASAAPGSPALTPPLGWNSWNSFGCGVTEAQVRQAADAMVSSGMRDAGYRYVVVDDCWFDPQRDAAGNLRANPTKFPGGMKALGDYIHGKGLKFGIYQVPGERTCAQTSGAYPGSTGSRGHEAQDAATFAAWGVDYLKYDWCSSSGTRDEQVARFTLMRDALRATGRPIVYSINPNSFHAITGATYNWGEVADLWRTTEDLLDIWQNGNTNSYPMGVGNVLDVTAPLAAQSGPGHWNDPDMLVVGRPGLSLTESRSHFALWALLAAPLMAGNDIRTMSADVSAILRNPRLLAVNQDQSGAGGRRVRDDGSTEVFAKPLSDGSVAVGLFNRGGSTAAVSATAAQVGLSGGPFTLTDLWTGGTSSTAGQISASVPAHGVAVFRVSGGSPLTATVSRLRGNGSGRCVDVDNASTAAGATVLLWDCHTAANQLWTTWAGGEIRVFGDKCLDAYNQGTTDGARVITWPCNGQDNQKWSAGSDGSIRNVHAGLCLDVDRAGTANGTPLVLWTCNGQANQKWTRV
- a CDS encoding glycoside hydrolase 43 family protein; translated protein: MSWTYQPLSRRRALTAATGLAAGALLPPTAAPGTASAQGPALATAADFTNPVIWQDFADIDVIRVGDTYYASASTMHYSPGAPVLRSYDLVDWEIAGHSVPVLDFGAKYDLNGARGYVRGIWASSLAYRPSNRTFYWLGQIDFARTYVYTATAAEGPWSRLTTISTPYYDAGLLVDNDDTLYVAYGNSTISVAQLSPDGRTQVRTQQVFTTPSSVGTLEGSRFYRINGQYYIFLTRPANGQYILKSSSGPFGPYTMRQVLLDLRGPIPGGGVPHQGGLVQTQNGAWYYLAFVDAYPGGRAPALAPITWTSDGWPVVQLVNGAWGLTYPSPAVPPPPREVTPMIGVDTFDGTALKPRWEWNHNPDNTKWSVNNGLTLRTATVTDDLYWARNTLTHRIQGPASTATVQLDHTAMRDGDRAGLALLRDSSAWIGVKRDGAGTRVVMVNGLTMDTNWNTTGTGTEVASAAVSGSRIWLRASADIRPGAGRLGTFSYSTDGTTFTRLGPAFSLGNDWRFFMGYRFALFNHATQALGGSVRVARFELTTP